In Pedobacter sp. SL55, the following proteins share a genomic window:
- a CDS encoding energy transducer TonB, which produces MSKIDLYNRGWIDVVFEDKNKSYGAYKLRQQNSWNTTKSLLLAGSVFVFLFFTPKIYSLLKGMGPVEPEETIREVIMQPPPPINPEVKTPPPVEPPPPKQDQIKFPPPIVKPDNEVRDEKPPTVEDLKKADPGQKTMEGDPTADVVQITAAGEGPKQAVVVEDNTVYSFVSMENPPTYPGGMDKFYKFIGDNLKYPPMAAENNIQGKVFISFTVEKDGSVTDVKVDRKLGYGTDEEAVRVVKSSKRWNPGMQNGKPVRVKYNMPIAFTLQQ; this is translated from the coding sequence ATGTCTAAAATAGATTTATATAATAGAGGTTGGATAGACGTAGTGTTCGAAGACAAGAATAAAAGTTACGGAGCTTACAAGCTTCGCCAACAAAATTCTTGGAATACAACTAAGTCATTGCTCCTTGCAGGTTCGGTTTTCGTTTTTCTTTTCTTTACACCGAAAATTTATTCGTTGCTTAAAGGAATGGGGCCGGTAGAACCTGAAGAGACAATAAGGGAGGTAATTATGCAACCACCTCCACCAATTAACCCAGAGGTTAAAACACCTCCTCCGGTAGAGCCACCTCCACCAAAGCAAGATCAAATCAAGTTCCCTCCGCCGATTGTAAAACCGGATAACGAGGTACGTGACGAGAAACCGCCAACCGTTGAGGATTTGAAGAAAGCAGATCCAGGACAAAAGACCATGGAAGGTGACCCAACTGCAGATGTAGTACAAATTACTGCTGCTGGCGAAGGCCCTAAACAAGCTGTTGTGGTAGAAGATAACACCGTTTACAGCTTTGTGAGTATGGAAAATCCTCCAACCTATCCAGGCGGTATGGATAAGTTTTACAAATTCATTGGCGATAACTTAAAGTACCCGCCAATGGCTGCAGAGAACAATATCCAAGGTAAGGTATTTATCTCGTTTACTGTAGAGAAAGACGGTTCTGTTACCGATGTAAAAGTTGACAGAAAATTAGGCTACGGTACCGATGAGGAGGCTGTTAGGGTAGTTAAGTCTAGTAAAAGATGGAACCCAGGAATGCAAAATGGTAAACCTGTAAGGGTAAAATACAATATGCCTATCGCATTTACTTTGCAACAATAA
- a CDS encoding ExbD/TolR family protein has product MAELDTSSGGGKKGGKVRTKKQATKVDLTAMVDLAFLLITFFMLTTSLSKPAAMEIAKPDKDAKDENRLELKESQTMTILLGKNDKIAWYMGQPSATNAPTIEGFGDIEASLLKNKKDVKDKTGRDIVIIVKPTDGSTYKNFVDIMDEIAITKTNISAPAVDDDPSHILDGEKEFMKSNGIW; this is encoded by the coding sequence ATGGCAGAATTAGACACCTCCTCCGGCGGAGGTAAAAAAGGCGGCAAAGTAAGAACCAAGAAGCAGGCTACCAAGGTAGATTTAACTGCAATGGTTGACTTGGCTTTCTTGCTAATCACGTTCTTCATGCTAACAACATCATTATCTAAACCAGCAGCTATGGAAATAGCCAAGCCAGATAAAGATGCCAAAGATGAAAACAGATTAGAATTAAAGGAGTCGCAAACAATGACCATCTTATTGGGCAAAAACGATAAAATTGCTTGGTACATGGGACAGCCCTCGGCAACCAATGCACCAACCATCGAAGGTTTTGGTGATATCGAAGCTTCATTGTTGAAAAACAAAAAAGATGTAAAGGATAAAACCGGTCGCGATATTGTAATTATAGTGAAGCCTACAGATGGCTCTACCTATAAAAACTTTGTAGATATCATGGATGAAATCGCTATTACAAAAACCAACATCAGTGCGCCTGCTGTTGATGACGATCCTAGTCATATTTTGGATGGTGAGAAAGAGTTTATGAAATCTAACGGGATTTGGTAG
- a CDS encoding biopolymer transporter ExbD codes for MTAMCDVSFLLLTFFILTATARQPDPLEIATPSSTVQYKLPDKGVVIVSVGKGKVFLDIVGQDVKRATLQKMGASYGLQFTEEELKRFSVLPAFGVPIGNLKQFLAMDGPQREKSGLQTGIPLDSTKNNELFNWLKEARMANGEIYGIDLNAAIKGDGKTEYPVVRKVVEVFQNQKINKFSLITSSEGGGE; via the coding sequence ATGACTGCCATGTGCGACGTGTCGTTCTTATTACTTACGTTCTTTATTTTAACAGCTACTGCCCGCCAACCAGATCCGCTAGAGATTGCAACACCATCGTCTACCGTGCAATATAAATTGCCAGACAAAGGAGTGGTAATTGTTAGCGTTGGAAAGGGCAAAGTATTTTTAGACATCGTTGGACAGGATGTGAAGAGAGCAACTTTACAAAAAATGGGTGCTTCTTACGGGCTTCAATTTACAGAAGAAGAGCTTAAGCGTTTTTCTGTACTGCCAGCCTTCGGAGTTCCTATTGGAAACCTAAAGCAGTTTTTGGCAATGGATGGTCCTCAACGTGAAAAGTCTGGTTTACAAACGGGTATTCCGTTAGATTCTACCAAAAACAACGAGCTGTTTAATTGGTTAAAAGAAGCTCGTATGGCTAATGGCGAAATTTATGGTATCGACTTAAACGCGGCCATAAAAGGTGATGGTAAAACCGAATATCCAGTAGTACGTAAGGTGGTAGAAGTTTTCCAAAACCAAAAAATTAACAAATTTAGTTTAATTACATCGTCGGAAGGCGGCGGAGAATAA
- a CDS encoding MotA/TolQ/ExbB proton channel family protein — protein sequence MANAPKPTPAKNEGSSSASNLFATLVIPICIIIGICIFKFVLGDANNFIDNNVDNLPKQGNYAGMAYKGGPIVAILIGLLLMTIVFSVERMIVIGKATGKGSLQAFVTKIQGFLKTNNISSAIAECDKQQGSVANVIKSGLKKYSEVESDSRLDVEQSVLAIQKDIEEATTLEMPMLEQNLTVIATLVSIGTLTGLLGTVTGMIKAFAGLANSGAPDQAALAVGISEALMCTATGIGTSTLAIIMYNILTSKIDKLTYAIDEAGFSIVQTYASTHK from the coding sequence ATGGCAAACGCACCAAAACCTACACCAGCTAAAAACGAGGGTAGCTCGTCGGCATCTAACTTATTTGCAACGTTAGTTATTCCTATCTGTATCATTATTGGTATCTGTATCTTCAAATTTGTTTTAGGTGATGCAAACAACTTTATTGACAACAACGTAGATAACCTACCTAAACAAGGTAACTACGCAGGTATGGCTTATAAAGGTGGTCCTATCGTGGCAATCTTAATTGGTCTATTATTAATGACAATCGTTTTCTCTGTAGAGCGTATGATTGTTATTGGTAAAGCAACAGGTAAAGGAAGTTTACAAGCTTTCGTTACTAAAATTCAAGGTTTCTTGAAAACTAACAACATTTCATCTGCTATCGCCGAGTGCGACAAACAACAAGGTTCAGTAGCTAACGTAATCAAGTCTGGCTTGAAAAAATATAGCGAAGTAGAATCTGATTCAAGATTAGACGTAGAGCAATCAGTATTAGCTATTCAAAAAGATATTGAAGAAGCAACTACTTTAGAAATGCCAATGTTAGAGCAAAACTTAACTGTAATTGCAACATTAGTATCTATCGGTACATTAACAGGTCTATTAGGTACAGTAACTGGTATGATCAAGGCCTTCGCAGGTTTAGCTAACTCTGGAGCTCCAGATCAAGCAGCATTAGCGGTAGGTATCTCTGAGGCGTTAATGTGTACAGCTACTGGTATCGGTACTTCTACTTTAGCGATTATCATGTACAATATCCTTACTTCAAAAATCGATAAGTTAACTTACGCTATCGATGAGGCTGGATTTAGCATCGTTCAAACTTACGCTAGTACCCATAAATAA
- the pckA gene encoding phosphoenolpyruvate carboxykinase (ATP), with the protein MTKYSIQKPQLDYLGLASLQFKYQLSIPELVEEAIKNGEGTLADSGALAIDTGKFKGRSPKDRFIVADDVTNESVWWGDINIKISTQHFDALYQKMLSFLSDKEVYVRDAYACANKNYSTSIRVITEHAFQNIFANNLFLRYGEEEIPAQPEWTIIAIPSFLANPATDGTRQENFSILNFSKKIILIGGTAYTGEIKKGIFSVLNFILPKEKNTLSMHCSANVGKDGDTAVFFGLSGTGKTTLSADPNRALVGDDEHGWGEGTIFNFEGGCYAKCVDLTAEKEPQIFNAIKFGALLENINYFSETRNVDFANIEKTENTRVAYPLNHIDNALEPSVAPVPKNIFFLTADAFGVLPPISKLTPAQAMFHFISGYTAKVAGTETGVTEPQLTFSACFGKAFLPLHPTAYAKLLGEKMKKHQVNVWLVNTGWSGGPYGVGSRMKLAYTRAMITAALNRELEKVDFITFAPVFGLAMPVSCANVPAEVLNPRNTWRNANNYDIKANELAQAFLDNFKEFEAFADDELKKGMPNLIEIEV; encoded by the coding sequence ATGACCAAATATAGTATCCAAAAACCTCAGTTAGATTATCTAGGTTTGGCTTCGCTGCAATTCAAATATCAGCTAAGTATTCCAGAGTTAGTTGAAGAAGCAATCAAAAATGGAGAGGGCACACTAGCCGATTCTGGTGCTTTAGCAATTGATACAGGAAAATTTAAAGGCCGTTCTCCTAAAGACAGATTTATCGTTGCCGATGATGTAACCAACGAAAGCGTTTGGTGGGGAGATATCAATATTAAAATAAGTACGCAACATTTTGATGCGCTTTATCAAAAAATGCTATCCTTTTTAAGTGATAAAGAAGTGTACGTAAGAGATGCTTATGCCTGTGCCAATAAAAATTATAGCACTAGCATTCGGGTTATTACCGAGCATGCATTTCAAAATATATTCGCCAATAATCTTTTTTTAAGATATGGCGAAGAAGAAATACCAGCCCAACCAGAGTGGACAATTATCGCCATTCCATCTTTTTTAGCTAATCCAGCAACGGATGGTACCAGGCAAGAAAACTTTTCTATTCTTAATTTCTCTAAAAAAATTATTCTTATAGGTGGTACGGCCTATACTGGCGAAATTAAGAAAGGAATATTCTCTGTGCTTAATTTCATTTTGCCTAAAGAAAAAAATACTTTATCAATGCATTGTTCGGCAAATGTAGGTAAGGATGGAGATACTGCCGTGTTTTTTGGCTTATCGGGTACGGGAAAAACAACTTTATCTGCCGATCCGAATAGGGCATTAGTTGGCGATGACGAACACGGTTGGGGCGAAGGAACCATCTTTAATTTTGAAGGAGGCTGCTACGCAAAATGTGTAGATTTAACAGCAGAAAAAGAACCTCAAATCTTCAATGCTATTAAATTTGGGGCACTACTAGAGAACATCAATTATTTTTCTGAAACCAGAAATGTAGATTTTGCAAATATCGAAAAAACGGAAAATACCCGTGTGGCTTATCCATTAAACCACATTGATAATGCTTTAGAGCCATCGGTAGCACCCGTTCCAAAAAATATTTTCTTTTTAACCGCAGATGCTTTTGGAGTTTTGCCTCCAATTTCAAAGTTAACTCCTGCACAAGCAATGTTTCATTTTATTTCTGGCTATACAGCAAAGGTTGCTGGTACAGAAACCGGTGTAACCGAGCCGCAATTAACTTTTTCTGCTTGCTTTGGTAAAGCATTTTTGCCTTTACACCCAACAGCTTACGCCAAGCTATTGGGCGAAAAAATGAAAAAGCATCAAGTAAATGTATGGCTGGTAAATACGGGCTGGAGCGGCGGCCCTTATGGTGTGGGCAGCAGAATGAAACTAGCTTACACAAGGGCTATGATTACGGCAGCGCTTAACCGAGAGCTAGAAAAGGTAGATTTTATTACTTTCGCCCCTGTTTTTGGTCTCGCTATGCCCGTAAGTTGTGCAAATGTTCCGGCAGAGGTTTTAAACCCGCGAAACACTTGGAGAAATGCCAATAATTACGATATTAAAGCAAATGAACTCGCTCAGGCATTTTTAGATAACTTTAAGGAATTCGAAGCTTTTGCTGATGATGAACTCAAAAAAGGAATGCCAAACTTGATAGAAATTGAGGTGTAA
- a CDS encoding translation initiation factor gives MSKQKKNTLNDFGGIMFSTDPDFVYENQEAVAQETLPNAQQDLRVMLDRKNRGGKTVTLITGFVGTDADLEKLTKTLKTKCGVGGSAKDGEVILQGDFKEKAFLFLQKEGYKVKKSGG, from the coding sequence ATGAGCAAACAAAAGAAAAATACACTAAATGATTTTGGAGGCATCATGTTTTCTACCGATCCAGATTTTGTTTATGAAAATCAAGAAGCCGTAGCGCAAGAAACCTTGCCCAATGCGCAACAAGATTTAAGGGTAATGCTAGATCGCAAAAATCGCGGTGGCAAAACAGTAACTTTAATTACTGGCTTTGTGGGTACAGATGCCGATTTAGAGAAATTAACCAAAACCTTGAAGACAAAATGTGGGGTAGGCGGAAGCGCTAAAGATGGAGAAGTTATTTTGCAGGGAGATTTTAAAGAAAAAGCATTTTTATTTCTTCAAAAAGAAGGCTATAAAGTAAAGAAATCTGGAGGCTAA
- a CDS encoding diacylglycerol/lipid kinase family protein, with protein sequence MSVNKSNILFIINPISGGKKKSSLPALIDQYLDKQKFAPIYTFTEYVGHASELAEEAEKKNYDIIVAVGGDGTINEVASKLVHSDKILAIIPFGSGNGLARFLNIPLTAQKAISLINTGKHQVIDTAELNGKKFFNMAGMGFDAHLSSVFAGNKKRGLKSYVELGFKEITTYRAQPYRIEIDGVKYDKDAFAISIANSSQYGNNVYISPDSSLTDGYLDVCIIHPISLVKLPVLAFQMITAKTHKSSLVKIIRGKHIKIERNAPDAVHLDGEPLQLGENLEIKIVPASLKILSN encoded by the coding sequence ATGTCGGTAAACAAATCCAATATCCTTTTTATTATCAACCCAATTTCTGGCGGAAAAAAGAAATCGAGTTTACCTGCTTTAATAGATCAATATCTTGATAAGCAAAAATTTGCGCCCATTTATACTTTTACAGAATATGTTGGGCACGCCTCAGAGTTAGCAGAAGAAGCCGAAAAGAAAAATTACGATATCATTGTAGCCGTTGGCGGCGATGGTACCATTAACGAGGTAGCAAGTAAATTAGTGCACAGCGATAAAATATTGGCCATCATTCCTTTCGGTTCGGGTAACGGATTGGCTAGGTTTTTAAACATCCCTTTAACTGCGCAAAAAGCAATTTCGCTAATCAATACTGGTAAACACCAAGTCATCGATACCGCAGAATTAAACGGTAAAAAATTTTTCAACATGGCTGGCATGGGTTTCGATGCGCATTTGAGTTCTGTTTTTGCGGGAAATAAAAAAAGAGGCCTAAAAAGCTATGTAGAATTGGGTTTTAAGGAAATTACTACTTATAGAGCTCAGCCTTATCGTATAGAAATTGATGGCGTGAAATACGATAAAGACGCTTTCGCTATAAGCATTGCCAATTCCTCACAGTACGGGAACAATGTGTATATCTCTCCAGATTCGTCTTTAACAGATGGCTATTTAGATGTTTGCATTATCCATCCTATATCTTTGGTAAAACTACCTGTTTTGGCTTTTCAAATGATTACCGCAAAAACGCATAAATCTAGTTTGGTAAAAATTATTAGAGGAAAGCATATCAAAATAGAAAGAAATGCCCCAGATGCGGTACATTTAGATGGAGAACCACTACAGCTTGGCGAAAATTTAGAAATAAAAATAGTGCCAGCATCGTTAAAGATATTAAGCAATTAA
- the metK gene encoding methionine adenosyltransferase — MSYLFTSESVSEGHPDKIADQISDALIDNFLAFDPESKVACETLVTTGQVILAGEVKSKTYLDVQQIARDVIKKIGYTKSEYMFEANSCGVLSAIHEQSQDINQGVDRTTKEEQGAGDQGMMFGYATNETENYMPLALDLSHALLRELAVLRRENAEITYLRPDAKSQVTLAYSDDNQPQRIDAIVISTQHDDFVKAKSESKADKDAANDEMLVKIKSDLISILIPRVKAKYPQYAHLFNDDITYHINPTGVFVIGGPHGDTGLTGRKIIVDTYGGKGAHGGGAFSGKDPSKVDRSAAYATRHIAKNLVAAGLCDEVLVQVSYAIGVAKPTSINVVTYGTSKVGLTDGEISKKVEAIFDMRPYFIEQRLKLRNPIYSETAAYGHMGRQAETVTKSFKSPSGEEKTVTVELFTWEKLDYVDQVKTAFGL, encoded by the coding sequence ATGTCGTATTTATTTACATCAGAATCGGTATCTGAAGGTCACCCAGATAAAATTGCTGACCAAATTTCGGATGCTTTAATCGATAATTTTTTAGCCTTTGACCCAGAATCTAAAGTGGCTTGTGAAACTTTGGTTACTACAGGCCAGGTTATTTTAGCTGGCGAGGTAAAATCTAAGACCTATTTAGATGTGCAACAAATTGCCAGAGATGTGATCAAGAAAATTGGTTACACCAAAAGCGAATATATGTTCGAAGCAAACTCTTGTGGTGTACTTTCTGCAATTCACGAGCAATCTCAAGATATTAACCAAGGCGTAGATAGAACTACCAAAGAAGAGCAAGGTGCTGGCGACCAAGGAATGATGTTTGGTTACGCAACCAACGAAACCGAAAACTACATGCCATTGGCACTTGATTTATCTCATGCTTTGCTGAGAGAATTGGCTGTTTTGAGGAGAGAAAATGCTGAAATTACTTATTTACGCCCTGATGCTAAATCTCAAGTAACCTTAGCATATTCGGACGATAACCAACCGCAAAGAATTGATGCGATTGTGATTTCTACGCAACATGATGATTTTGTGAAAGCTAAATCTGAATCTAAAGCAGATAAAGATGCCGCAAACGATGAGATGTTGGTTAAAATCAAGAGTGATTTAATTTCGATTTTAATTCCGAGAGTTAAAGCTAAATATCCGCAATATGCGCATTTATTTAATGATGATATCACTTATCACATTAACCCAACAGGTGTGTTTGTTATTGGTGGCCCACATGGCGATACCGGCTTAACTGGTAGAAAAATCATTGTAGATACTTACGGTGGTAAAGGTGCTCACGGTGGTGGTGCATTCTCTGGAAAAGATCCAAGTAAGGTAGATAGAAGTGCTGCGTATGCCACACGCCATATCGCTAAAAATTTGGTTGCTGCAGGTTTATGTGATGAAGTTTTGGTACAAGTTTCTTATGCTATTGGTGTTGCCAAACCTACTTCTATTAATGTGGTAACTTACGGCACTTCAAAAGTTGGTTTAACTGATGGAGAAATCAGCAAGAAAGTAGAGGCGATTTTTGATATGCGCCCTTACTTTATTGAACAACGTTTAAAATTAAGAAACCCAATTTATAGCGAAACTGCTGCTTATGGGCACATGGGCCGACAAGCTGAAACGGTTACTAAATCTTTCAAATCTCCAAGCGGAGAAGAGAAAACAGTAACGGTTGAGTTATTTACTTGGGAAAAACTAGATTACGTAGACCAAGTTAAAACTGCTTTCGGTTTATAA
- a CDS encoding ExbD/TolR family protein → MATLNVPQGGKAVRGSSRKPTPGVDLTAMVDLAFLLITFFMLTTSLGKMNAMEIAKPDPVPTIEKLEPWPASRTLTVLLGKDDKVVYYLGEASKSPMRVANLSEIRKTLLANQKIVAETHKASKDQAMYVIIKPTSTSVYKNFVDVVDEMSINKINTYAIDDKYLLDEEKFFMKAKGI, encoded by the coding sequence ATGGCAACACTTAATGTTCCTCAAGGCGGCAAGGCCGTAAGAGGAAGCTCCAGAAAACCTACTCCCGGAGTTGATTTAACCGCAATGGTAGATTTGGCGTTTCTGCTCATTACATTTTTTATGCTCACTACTTCGTTGGGTAAAATGAATGCGATGGAGATTGCTAAGCCAGACCCCGTGCCAACAATAGAGAAATTGGAACCTTGGCCAGCCTCTAGAACTTTAACTGTTTTGCTGGGTAAGGATGATAAAGTGGTTTACTATCTGGGAGAGGCATCTAAAAGCCCAATGCGGGTGGCTAATCTTTCAGAAATTAGAAAGACTTTACTCGCTAATCAAAAGATAGTAGCCGAAACCCATAAGGCGTCGAAAGATCAAGCAATGTATGTAATTATTAAACCTACAAGTACATCTGTTTATAAAAACTTTGTAGATGTAGTTGATGAGATGAGCATCAATAAAATAAATACTTATGCGATAGATGATAAATATCTGCTTGATGAAGAAAAGTTCTTTATGAAGGCTAAAGGGATTTAA
- a CDS encoding superoxide dismutase family protein: protein MKNYILYLALGLSTIVTSCANKEREVANSVLNSTATNQPIGSAKFFQMADGKIKMDLEINMPERVDSTVAVHFHEHGDCGNMGENTHGHWNPTAESHGKWDSDSYHSGDIGNIQLDSKGHAKISISTFRWSIADGDVKNIIGRGIIVHGGTDDYVTQPTGNSGPRIGCGVISAVK, encoded by the coding sequence ATGAAAAATTACATTTTATACTTAGCTTTAGGTTTATCAACAATTGTAACTTCATGCGCTAATAAAGAGCGAGAGGTAGCTAATTCCGTTTTAAACTCAACGGCAACTAACCAGCCAATTGGTTCTGCTAAATTTTTTCAAATGGCAGATGGGAAAATCAAAATGGATTTAGAAATTAATATGCCCGAGCGTGTGGATAGTACTGTTGCAGTGCATTTCCACGAACATGGCGATTGTGGTAACATGGGAGAGAATACGCATGGACATTGGAATCCAACCGCTGAATCGCATGGTAAATGGGATTCTGATAGTTACCATTCGGGAGATATAGGGAACATTCAATTAGACAGTAAAGGCCATGCTAAAATTTCGATAAGCACTTTTAGGTGGAGCATTGCCGATGGAGATGTAAAAAATATCATTGGCAGAGGTATCATTGTACACGGCGGTACCGATGATTATGTAACACAACCCACCGGCAACTCTGGTCCAAGAATAGGTTGTGGCGTTATAAGTGCGGTAAAATAA
- a CDS encoding Gfo/Idh/MocA family protein produces the protein MERRNFIKTGAIASAGFTILPSGALFAKDNQKVRLGYIGVGARGMNHIKEGLLRDDVEIVAVCDTQESSLKICREAIAKSGRAAAKEYTGSLDAYKAMVDRKDIDAIIISTPWQFHHEQSIYAMNAGKYVGCEVIAGLTVKEHWDIVRTSEKTGMPYMTLENVCYRRDVLAALNMVRQGIFGELVHLEGGYQHDLREVLFNNGKQYYGGGVEFGPKALSEAQWRTQFNIDVDGDLYPTHGVGPIMQCVDINRGNRFTNLVSFSSKAKGLADYVEKKSPGHPNAKINYKNGDVTTTLLNCANGETVMLTHDTHLPRPYSLGFRIQGTDGLWMDVNKSVHIEGVSKPHAWDKAEDWFKKYDHPLWKKYESNALGAGHGGMDWFVFNAFIIAVRDKKQTPIDVYDSVTMSVITPLSTKSLKEGNKPQEFPDFTQGKWKERKNTFALDDSGY, from the coding sequence ATGGAAAGAAGAAATTTTATTAAAACTGGGGCTATTGCATCAGCAGGCTTTACCATTTTGCCTTCGGGTGCTCTATTTGCAAAAGATAACCAAAAAGTGCGTTTGGGCTATATTGGCGTTGGCGCAAGGGGCATGAACCACATCAAAGAAGGCTTGTTAAGGGATGATGTAGAGATTGTTGCCGTTTGCGATACGCAAGAAAGCTCACTTAAAATATGCCGAGAAGCCATTGCTAAATCTGGTAGAGCTGCGGCAAAAGAATACACAGGCAGTTTAGATGCTTACAAAGCGATGGTAGATCGAAAAGATATTGATGCTATCATTATTTCTACACCGTGGCAGTTTCATCACGAGCAATCCATTTATGCCATGAATGCGGGTAAATATGTGGGCTGTGAAGTAATTGCAGGACTAACCGTTAAAGAGCATTGGGATATTGTAAGAACATCAGAAAAAACGGGAATGCCTTACATGACTTTAGAAAATGTATGCTACCGTAGAGATGTTTTGGCAGCATTAAATATGGTTAGGCAAGGGATTTTTGGCGAATTGGTGCATTTGGAAGGTGGCTACCAGCACGATTTGCGAGAAGTTTTATTTAATAATGGCAAGCAATATTATGGCGGTGGGGTAGAGTTTGGCCCCAAAGCTTTAAGTGAAGCACAATGGCGCACCCAGTTCAACATCGATGTAGATGGCGATTTATATCCTACCCATGGTGTGGGGCCAATTATGCAATGTGTAGATATTAATAGAGGAAATAGGTTTACAAATTTGGTATCGTTCAGTTCCAAAGCGAAGGGTTTGGCAGATTATGTCGAGAAGAAGTCGCCTGGGCATCCAAATGCGAAAATCAATTATAAAAATGGCGACGTGACCACCACTTTGTTAAATTGTGCCAATGGCGAAACGGTAATGCTAACGCATGATACGCATTTGCCACGTCCGTATTCACTAGGTTTTAGAATACAAGGTACAGATGGTTTGTGGATGGATGTAAATAAATCGGTGCATATTGAAGGCGTTTCTAAACCACACGCTTGGGATAAAGCCGAAGATTGGTTTAAAAAGTACGATCATCCACTTTGGAAAAAATATGAAAGTAATGCTTTAGGTGCAGGGCACGGTGGCATGGATTGGTTTGTGTTCAACGCTTTTATCATCGCAGTGAGAGATAAAAAACAAACGCCAATAGATGTTTATGATTCGGTAACCATGAGTGTAATTACACCGCTATCTACCAAATCATTAAAGGAGGGGAATAAGCCCCAAGAATTTCCAGATTTCACTCAGGGAAAATGGAAGGAAAGGAAAAATACTTTTGCATTAGATGATAGTGGATATTAA